From one Lycium ferocissimum isolate CSIRO_LF1 chromosome 5, AGI_CSIRO_Lferr_CH_V1, whole genome shotgun sequence genomic stretch:
- the LOC132055569 gene encoding golgin candidate 2 yields MAHWISSKLKVAENLLHQIDQQAADSLRKSEKQLSDDIDRENIAKTNENKPLKDQFKKKSLETNDLIQKSKYDRNSSSISLDKSNSFGRNNSYKVHKETVMPIDSVHKGAVTPIDSVHKGAVTPIDSVHKGAATPIDSSPKSTTNALTDNDWTELLSAPSSTAGATTGSNGVGSTRSGRNDGRKQKSLGSGSNLPAVGGKQSQKPQKVVKSVKGSNIHSENEVNSRRLDRKARTSNVELKSDGEGLGKGDRHRKHEDVKSFRGNKDEQIEVKNEGLEVLKDVEKSLVNSRSEDKSLGIVPGSSTLDKELDIKNQLDDNQRIRPVKATVDRPKMDSPSLTSLKMSSSSPSNAESDSETDSTSSSDSESEREREERRRRRQQILAEKAAAKAMEAIKERENKVAKLEGEKQSLEKILEERAKQQVQEASELQTNMMETMEAVELEKRKHNSTRMETLKRLAKLETVNAELARSLAAVQRNLEVEVSQVAELRQQIELKEAAYEELRRKISRTRGSGVNLVASKGIEVEREMLEAEHCFLTDKVGLLQEKVTNFWHNQNLLLCGTFLS; encoded by the exons ATAGATCAACAAGCAGCTGATTCACTTCGTAAGAGTGAGAAGCAGCTATCTGATGATATAGATCGCGAAAACATAGCCAAAACGAATGAAAACAAGCCACTTAAGGACCAGTTCAAGAAGAAAAGCCTCGAAACAAATGATTTAATCCAGAAATCCAAATATGATCGTAATTCATCTTCTATTAGCCTGGATAAGAGCAATAGCTTTGGCAGGAATAATAGTTATAAGGTACATAAGGAAACTGTGATGCCAATAGATTCGGTACATAAGGGAGCTGTGACGCCAATAGATTCGGTACATAAGGGAGCTGTGACGCCAATAGATTCGGTACATAAGGGAGCTGCGACGCCAATAGATTCGAGCCCCAAGTCCACTACCAATGCGCTTACTGATAATGATTGGACTGAATTGCTAAGTGCACCGAGTTCCACTGCTGGGGCGACTACTGGTAGTAATGGAGTGGGAAGTACCCGTAGTGGTCGGAATGATGGTAGAAAGCAAAAGAGTTTGGGCTCCGGGTCAAATTTGCCAGCTGTAGGAGGGAAACAGAGCCAGAAACCTCAAAAGGTTGTTAAGAGTGTTAAAGGATCAAATATTCATTCAGAGAATGAGGTAAACAGTAGAAGGTTAGACAGAAAAGCTAGAACTTCAAATGTTGAACTCAAAAGTGATGGGGAAGGTTTGGGAAAAGGGGACCGTCATCGGAAACACGAGGATGTGAAGTCCTTCCGTGGAAATAAGGATGAACAAATTGAAGTAAAGAATGAAGGTTTGGAGGTTCTTAAGGACGTAGAGAAGTCTCTAGTGAATAGTCGTTCTGAAGATAAGAGCCTTGGCATTGTACCTGGGTCTTCCACTCTTGATAAGGAGTTGGACATAAAGAATCAGCTGGATGATAATCAGAGGATTAGGCCTGTGAAGGCTACGGTTGACAGACCAAAAATGGACTCTCCAAGTTTGACTTCTCTGAAGATGAGCTCTTCTTCACCTAGTAATGCAGAGTCTGATTCTGAGACAGATTCAACATCTTCATCAGACTCGGAAAGTGAACGtgaaagagaagaaaggagaagaagaaggcaACAGATCCTGGCTGAAAAAGCGGCTGCAAAAGCAATGGAAGCTATAAAAGAACGTGAGAACAAGGTTGCTAAATTGGAAGGGGAGAAACAGAGCTTAGAAAAAATACTTGAAGAGCGGGCCAAACAACAAGTTCAAGAG GCTTCTGAGTTACAGACGAACATGATGGAAACAATGGAAGCTGTTGAGTTGGAGAAACGGAAACATAATAGTACTAGAATGGAAACTCTTAAACGATTAGCAAAGCTTGAG ACTGTAAATGCTGAACTTGCAAGGTCTCTCGCTGCTGTTCAACGGAATCTTGAAGTAGAG GTTAGTCAGGTTGCTGAACTACGCCAACAAATTGAGTTAAAAGAAGCGGCTTATGAAG AATTGAGAAGGAAGATATCTAGGACACGGGGAAGTGGTGTTAAC TTAGTGGCTTCAAAAGGCATTGAAGTGGAGAGGGAGATGCTTGAAGCAGAACACTGTTTCTTAACAGATAAAGTGGGATTGTTGCAGGAAAAGGTAACCAACTTTTGGCACAATCAAAATTTACTTCTCTGCGGGACCTTTTTGAGCTAA